The DNA window GTGGTACTGGACTAATCCCAGCCACACTGGATACCGCAGCACTGAGGCAGGAGTGTCGTCAGAGGCAGCAAGAAGCAGGTCTGATAGTAGGTAAAGGGCACAGATTCTTTTCGAAGCTCAGTGAACAAGATCTTTGTATTTTTAATGAGAATGTTAACACTGTACAATAGCCAAGTATATACAGTGTCCAAACTAACCCAATTAAGGATTTGGGGTTGGAGCTATTTCTATATTTTGTTTTCAATGCCAATTTAGGCCCGTGTCCATTTTGGTTATTATGGGGTGCCCTTGCTGCACCATAGCTAAGGTTGATTTTTATCCTACCAGGTTGATTTGATACTAATTATGGATAAAACATCCTTAGTTTTTTTCCTTATTCATAACCTAGAAAGGTCACCCAATTCCTGAATTTAAATTCAATACCAACACATGTCCATTTTATAGCTTAGATTTCTATATGGCCATGATTTCCAGACAGGTAGTCTACATTCAGCCTAACTTTGACTTAAAAATGCACAAATAAAATGAAAGCTAGAATTGAATTGAACAAGAGAATTTCCTTGAAGAGAGAAGCTGCTTGCTGCACAAGTGTAATCGGTATCAATTTCTATGGCTTAGAAAAGCATCGGGAAATTtagggactggatggctcaggccAGTCAGTTTACAGAGCCTCCCCTTCAGGTTGCTGGCTCAAGTCTAAAAGTGACCAAAATAGTCACCATCTCCCAGTTGTTTGGTGGCTTGTGTGACGCAAGCTGGTGGCCTAGTGGACAGGTGTCCTCCCTGCACAATACTGCCTCAGACTGGGCAATGTCACAGAGGCCAAGAActaaatgggccatggagactgaatcCTCTCCACCCCCCCTCAGGCAGTCCCTCCACAGCAGCTCAGGAGTTCCATGCCAGGGCAGGGTATGGAATGTAGTATTGCTGTTGCCCAGGTGGTAGCTGCTCTAGAGTAAAGTGGGAGAATTTAGTTCTGCAGAGTGTCAATCCAGCACTAAGCCCCTTCCTTTTAGAAAGGCAATGCAATAGCGGGTGCTGCACCGATGCTCCCCGAAGGACTGGGACCAGCACAGTAGAGGAGTTATTGCCATTATGACTTTTATAAACTAGCGTCACTGGAAAGCTTGAGTTTTGATGGGGAGCAATATGAATTATGTCATTACTTGTGAGGAAACTGCTTTTGCCATTAGATTGTTTTTTCTACCCAAGACAGctggatactgctgagggaagaGGGAGAAATGTCAGTTGTTTTTAAGCGTGACTTAGGagtagggaattttttttttttttaaagtgaaaatagCATAATCCAGGTTTCTAAGAGGAAACCAGTCCTGTTCACCTTCTGCTGAGTGTCTGCTGCAAGAGACTGGGCTGGTGCAAGAACATTCCTAACTGAGATTGAAGTCTGTCTGCCAAGGGGCACTAGAGCTGCAGACACACTCAGCAGTTATCGTTTCAAGTGAGCAGGTTTGGTTTAGGGCAAGGAGCATCACAGTAGACAATGCAGAGTGATGTGTGGGTGCTACTGGGGCTATCGCATCAAAAGCCTCTGCCCTGTGAATGACCAAAGCGTGGTTTATTTTGAAATCCAAGCTAGCCCTACCAATTCACATCACAGTGATGTACCCAGCCAGGATTGGTTGCCGTACTACTTGTACCCACAGGAGACAAATTTAGATTACTGTACAACGCTTTTTCTTCTGAAGATTCCCCTCTGCTACTCATGACAGAAAAATCAGAAGGAAAGGAAGTGTGATTGCTTACTGGCCGCGGGAGCCAGCTGGATCCAGCTGGATCAGCTCTGACTGATCCAACAGTTCAAAGTCATCCCCTTCTGCATCAGTGTCCAAGTCAGAGCTGGAGGTTCTAAGATAGGTTTTTGTGCCTCTCTGCAGATTGTCACTGCATACAGGGCCTGGCTGAGAGGCTCCTGACAAGGCTAATTGTATCATGCCTCTGGTGACAAATCCAGCTAAGTTATTTGTAAGATTGTGCGCAGAGGGCAGTGCCCCTAGTAGGAGCGCAGGGACAGCTTCTTCTTGGTTATACGGGTGACGCAGATCTTCCATGCCCTGCGAGCGGTAAGCAAGGCTGGGAATCCCAATGCTGGTGTCATCTTCATCATCTATTCCAGTCACCTCTGGATTTATGGAAGGGAAGTCAGGGAGATCCCTGGCAAAAGATTCTTCAGGGTCACTGTGACCATCAAGATCTAGAAGGGAAAAAGAAACAGCTGTAAGCTTAGAGCACGGACTATCCTAACCCATCAGGCGAGTGCCACAGACAGTGTCATACGGATCCCCTGCAGAGTTCAGCCATCTTTGATGGAAGAAACCATTGTCCTGGCCCCCAACACACCACCCGCTTGCCTCCTCTGACCAAGCTACACTTAGTGTCACTTTCCTTTGGCAGGCACAACAGAGGAAAGTTGCTTTCTTATCCAAGAGAGTGAGGATACTGCAGGGGACAGCTATTGCGGAGAGAACGCATGTCCTCCCAGGCTTCTTTCACCgtcagccagcagagggtgctcagaTGTTGAACCCTCTGAGATTAAGGGCTCAACTATAAGAGTATATTGCACTGGTTTTACTATAGgttagtggttcccaaactttaacaacctgtgaacccctttcactaaaatgtcatgtctcgcgaaccccctcctaaaaatgactattcccagggattttctcctttacctgagtataaattatcaAAGCAGTGAGCTTGGAAAtatgaaatttgtttttatgacatgcttattatacactattattatttatcattacagtatttttattacattatgaaaacggcaacactctttcatagcttgtatcactttgaataagcctgttataagacaaggctcctatgtttcatcaagcagtatcagatgtgaaacagcaggaaggtatttaagaagccaactcaagttcctcctacacaagcattcaggtcttgagcagtccaggcaaacaacgcacgttacaacaaagcttaaacttgttcttcataataatttaaaaaacaatactagctgcctgtttaattttaaaaacagcaaaaattatccaactccctttccatttcttatgagtcttgaagtttaaatctcctcagtgagATAGAGatgtttgctttgatctgcttagctcttggaagtccaggggctctggtcTACTGGCCCCATAACAGGGTCCCTAGAAACAGCTcagtctgccattagggaatttttccagccccaagaaccccctgtaacattttgtgaacccccaggggttcacgaaccccagtttcgGAACCACTGCTATAGGTGTTGCATTTTGAACTGATTTAACTAAACTGGtacaaacccctgtgtggacactcatcTTGGTTTAAACCAGGCTTACTTCAGTTTCTCTCAAGTTAATTAGGAACTGATAAAGGTAAACCAGAATAAGCATCTACCCAGGAATTTGCATGGGTTTAACTGCCTTAGTTTAAAAGgacacctttagttaaaccagtgctaCATTTCTATATTGAAAAggcttagatcaggggttctcaaactggaggtcgggacccctcagggggtcgcgagctgtcagcctccatcccaaaccccgctttgcctccagcatttataatggtgttaaatatataaaaatgtgtttttaaatttataagggggggtcgcactcagaggcttgctctgtgaaaggggtcacagtacaaaagtttgagaaccactggcttagatcatctgtgtgctgccctggcaGACACTTTCTAGTCAGACCATCTTGCAGAAGGCCTGGTCTGATGGCTCACATTCCCTCTTCGGGTAGCTGTAAACAGAATATGAATATTCCTTAACGCAGAGAATTAGCTGCCTCCATTCACTAATGGTGTGAATAGGAAACATGCTAATGCGGTCACTTTGTACCAGCATCAGGTTATGCTGCTCTTCCCAAGCACTCTGTGCCATATCTAGGCACCGTACGTGGAAACTGGATCTATTCAGACAGGACAGTGAGCTCGTCATCCTGTGGCAGGTAGCAGGTGAACATTATACACCAGAGTTCAATTCTCAGGGAATACATCTGGTCTATTGTCCTCATTTCAGAGTGGTGCATGCTGAGGAGGGAAGAGTAGAGTCCCTTTGCCTTTAGGAGGCTGTTTCTTCTCTCTCACCTTCAGATCCCTCAGTCAGTGGAGTTTGTCCCCTTGACAGATTAAACGTCCCATTCTCAGTGTAGGAAACTTCAGCATCTGAATGCTCAGAGTCGGAGATAGTCAATTCCTTAGCAACTACAGAATCATCCAGCTTTGAAGCAGAGAAGAAAACACAGTTAGAAGAACATCAGCACTACTGGCTAAGATTGTTTCTGTGCTCCAAGCTAGAAAGATTCTGATGACCCAGCATGACAGGCTCCCACGTGAGACTTGCTTGCTGCTTTGCTACCCCTAGGTGGGTGAAGGAGGGATATTAGTCCCTATGGTGTTGGaagaggaaggggtgtggggtgctggctccacaATACTCTGATGGCCAATTCAGGTGCAACATCTGGCTTTGGACAGGATTCATAGCAGGGGTGTGGAAAAGGTAACAGATGTACCTTTGGGAGCTGGGTCCTTCAGACTGAAGGTCTGGAAAGTTCAAGCTTTTAAGATACACAGATAAGACGTGGATTTAATTAAGTGGGCTGGGAGCACTGCAGCCAGACTAAGGCTGGACAGTGTATGAAAGCCTGCAGCCAGACTCTGCCCAGATATTCCTCTCCACCTGATACCCTATGTTTGGGGCCAGAGAGCATTCCAAGGCTGCAGTTTTATCACAAACCTGATTCAGACACCACAAAAGCCATCAATGCACTGGAGGCTTTCTTGCTTGATTTTGAAATTTGCAGAGATGCCTGGTTACCTTGGGACAGAACGCAGCAAGTTCTTCTTCACTGTCAGTCCCAGCATCAGCAGGCTCCTGGTTCAGCGCTTGCTGGCGCACTGCCATGAGTCAAAGCAGAAATCTCCCATTATTGCCAGGGCAGACAAGGCAACATTTAAGCATAACATTAGGCACAGCAGAAAGTCACTTCAAATGTAGACCAAAGGGTGTCAATCCATCACAGATCAAAAAGCTGTTGTGTTAAACGGGGGCTCTCTAGTTCTGGTTTGGGCTGTTGCGGATCTAGTGCCAAATGGAAGATGCTCAGCAGCAACCTCACATTGGAGAGAGATGCTACAGGCAAAAATCAGCTTTCAACAAGCAGCACTTAGTGCCCTTGTGTTCCCATAGCTGAGAAAGGGGGAAAGGCTGGGAGCCATTGGGAATTTGTAGAAAGCTCTCATCTGAAGCAGGGACCCAGTGTAGTGGCACAGCTTCATCTCTGTGGAGGGGCTGCGAATATTTGACCAGAGGACTCGACATGAATGCTGTACTACACATGCGGTTGCTGTCACGCCCCATGATTGGAGGTTCATATCAGCAACTGTTTGTAGATTTCAAGGGGCGGCTGTTTGTCTGGCTAGTTTCAGACACTCTTGGAGTCTTACATTGCTTCACTCGTTGCTTTGACATCATGTAGCCTCGAACACTGAAATCCAGccgctgcagggctggctccagcttcaTGTACATGCGCTGCCCCAGCCTGTGGTACACTGCGAGAGGCCATAGCAGGATGAAGAGCACTGAGGTAAATGGGGAAGCTGGTTAGAAACCTGCCTGTGCTACTTAACAGATCTGTCAATCAAGTGTTTTGGGATGCAGTACAAAGATACAAGACTCAGTTTTGCTGTGCTGTATGCACACAATCCAGTGCATCAGAAGCTAGGCAGAGAGCAGTGCAGATCTGTGCCAACTGACTAGAACTAAGATAGCAACCAACACACTAGAGCACTTCGTCCATGTATCTGCCTAGACTGACATGCACATAGAGCCTGTTTGGGGCTAGCTGGCCAATCTGTCCCAACACTTTAACATTCTAGCACAAGAGCAACgtcattttatattatatttgtCAGAATTTTAGCCCTTCATATCAGCTGCACCTTTGAGTCTACGTTAGCGATACTGCATCAGCCCTCTGTATACACCACCTTGTTTGACTGAGGAATATTGTACTTACGCATAAGGTACGAGAGCAAGAGTCCAGGAATGTATCGGCCCAGAACAGCCAAGAATGTAAAGACTCCACACACTAAAAGGCAAAACTGGAGGCATAGGAGAAAGCATGAGTTTCCATAGCATTAAAATAACCAAATCAGGTGATTTCAGCTGGTGTAACTGGATTGTTTTCTAGAGAGTTCCAGCCAAGAAACAACAGCTCAAATATCAGCAACACTGTTTGGATACTCCGGTCTTCTTAGGCGATCCTATTTCATCAGGATAGGTACCAAAACAGTCTCATTTTCAGAGTTTTTGTCTATCATCCCAAGACACCATGGCAATTTAAAGAGAACTTAAGTTACTGCTCACTGCTATAGACAGGGTAGGATTCTACAATGTCTGTGCTGACAAGCAGATGTAAGGTTGTGGGAGACGGTCCCCTCCAAAGGCGGGAGTAGGGGCATGTTTCATGAGGCTGCGATCACAGTAATAAGCATCTAAGTATTCAGCCTCCTCATACTACCCATACAATCGCAGTTGTCACTAGGCTAACACTGGTTCTATAGGACTCGAGGGGAAAAAGAGCTTCTAACAAGCAAAGttgccacctccctgccctgctcactcctACGTTCGATCCCTTCCCACCTCCTTGCCCCGCTTACTTGTACACTCAATCCCTTCCCACCTCTCTTTTTCAAAGTGGGAGCTCTtcaggggcagggaccatcttatGTTTGGAATACTTACCCATTCTGGATGCTCCTGCAATACACAGAGTGGCTGTCTGCATCAAAGATTAGATGCAGAGTGTTTAGTTTGCCCAAGCAAGTGTGGTCTTACCTTGCCCGgattttgccttttgaaaacGAAGAGATTCCTTAAGAAGGTGACCCCAGTAACCCATCCATCAGCTAAATGGTGACACAGCTCCGGCACACTCAGCAACTGAGGGTGAACATAGCCCCAGCTACAGAGAAGGCAGAATAATTAGTGAGCATGTGTCTACTGAGCCACATGGTGTTACTAAACTGACCTTAATATAGGGCACTCTTCACCTCAGAAGCATTGTTTCAAGaccacttcctcccccctccaccagctgcccaaAGTCTGGAAGACCAGATCTAGTACTTGGAAAAACCAAATAGCTAGACCCATATGCCATTAAATATGCATcccatttttctttaaatttacaGACAGCTAATAAATTAGCTGAGTACTGCAATTAGAATGCAAGAACTTGCAAGTTGTTGGACATCAAAGGCAGCTGGCAGGTCCCACGTTCTGCAAACTCCCATAGCAATCACGTGCATCCGATTAGAGCACACAAGGATTTTGGGGATCACTAACACAGTTTAGAATGAGCTGCAGTGAAATGAAGGAAAGCCCTGCTTGAAGTTTCATCTTCTAGTTCAGCTACAGCTGAGGCAGGGGGATTTAGCCAGTACAGTAGAGTTATTTCTTGCTGTTTacacctccccactccctgtaAGAATTCAGTGCCAAGTTTCCAAGGAGCCCTGTGACCTGGTTGGTGGAAATTTGTTGTCACTTAACCTTAGGTCACACATGGTATCTGTGCCTTTGTAAGAGCGCTTCCTCCTGTGCCAGGTCACTTGCAAGAGAGACGTGCTTTTCTGACACTTGATTAGGCGGTTTTCTAACATTTGAGGagttttaaaatgtaacttttgAAAGATTGATTTAGCTATTTAGTGCACGTGAACAACAGAGCAgacaaaaaaagctaacagactattaggaaccattagcaaagggatagataagaagacagaaaatataatgccgcTATATAAAcccatagtacacccacatctggaatactgtgtgcagttttggtcgtcccatcttaaaaaaaggcattagaattggaaaaggtacagaaaagggcaacaaaaatgattaggggtgtagaacagcttccacatgaggagagatttaaaagatgaATAgtttagcttagaaaagagatgactaaggggagatacgagaggcctataaaatcatgaacggtgtggagaaagtgaaaaaggaaatgttatttaccccttcatattacaccagaaccaggggtcacccaatgaaattaataggcagcatgtttaaaatgaacaaaaatgaagtatttctttgcacagtcaacctgtggaactcattgccaggggatgttgtgaaggccaaaagtacaactgggttaaaaaaaagaactggataagttcatgaaggatagattcatcagtggctattaggcaAGACAGCCAGGGACAGAAtccatgctgtgggtgtccctaaaccctgactgccagaagctgggactagactgCACGGGATTGACAGATTGTTTATCCCCTCTGAGACatcaggcattggccactgttggaaggcaggatactgggctagacagaccattggtctgaccattCCTATGTAAGCTGTGCCTGGAGAGAGGAAAGAACTGATATGGAGGACGAAATCCCAAGAGAGTTCTAGTTTTGTTGTTAATGCTGCACTCAGGGTCTCACTAACTACCAGGGAAGCCTGCAGTGCATCCAGCTCTGGTCAGAGAAGTTTGACAAATTTCTCTTGTTTCAAGGATGGTTATTCTGTCACTTGCAAGGAAGCTCTCAATACACTTTAAAGGCaccacaaaacttttttttaacatagtGGGGTTTTTACAAAGATGACAtgaacattatccccattttacacaagaggctgtgggggcagggagagattcagtgactggcccaaggtcacaacAAAAGCTTGTGGCAGAGGCAGAAGAGAACCCGCACTCGATGCTTCCTCTGAAACTGAGCAGATATGACAAGCATGTGCAAAAATGAGTAAATTCTGTCATCGTAACAAAGTACCAACAcagcagcaaacaaaacaaaacaaaaaaaagggatTTAATTAGTGTTCCATACCTCTCATTGTCCGATTCGTCAGATCTTGCCACTGAAATATTAAGAACAGACACTGAATTAGTTGCAAGGAATTTTTGCTGTAAGAATGTTTAGCTAATGGGAGTTTAACTAAAACTTGTATGAGGTTGAGAAACAACCAGTGTGATTGATAAAGGTAATTAACCAAAAATCTGTTGCTCTGCATCATATTCTCATAGGACAGCCTGAAACAGTCCTCCTCTCTGTGTCACAACAGGTACCATTAGAGAGGGTGAGTGGATGGCTATTCTGTTCTGCAAATCACTAATAGCTCATTTTAGTCTTAACCAAAAGCAAGAACTACCAGTCCTGTTTCAACATACAACCTACACACCTGTTACTGAACTGGGTGTGCTGAGGGATGGACAATTTGCTCATAATTTGGAGACATCCAGGAAAGCCTTACTTCCTGGACTGGGGCTGATAAGTGACCCAGGGACAAGTTAGCTTAGAGAACTGGCACAGCTCAGGGCTACTGCGGGACTTGAATATACAACCCTCAAGATAAGTAGAAACAATTAGCCTGCCTACCTTCCAAGAAAGGTGATGCCAGGAATCACTGCCAGCTTCTATGCCTCAGCTTGTGTTGTCTCTTGGAAGACAATATTAATGCTTACTACCTAACTTCGACTAGCTAGCCAGGGAGTTACCCCTTGGGAGCCTGCAGATCTCACACCGATCTGTTTTTAGATGGTGAATGGGCTGTGCATCAAATCTTATCCCGTGTTCAAGGCCAGGATGGCGGAGTTCTGCGTTAGAGCTGGTGATTTACTAAACACTTTGGTATTCAAGTAACTGACAGTTCTTGAAGATTCCACCCCTCTCAGAATCTCCATAATGAGGCTGGGCCTCTGACCACCACCATTTATTACCTTACAAACACTCTGAAAACAATTTCCAGTGTGTTCAAGTGAGAAAACTAATTCAGTCCTATCCTGCAAGCTCTGATTTCTTACACTGGAAGCTCGTTGGGGCAGACTTGTGTCTTCTGTGCAGTCAATCCATTGTGGGCACTACTGGAATATCGAAGTGTGTCACTGACTGGCTCCTCACAAGCTAGCCACTGGGAGGTGCCAAGCTGAGGGGGGTCTGTGCTAAGCCCCGCCCCTCTGCTATAGGCACCTGCTTCTGCTTGGGATTCAAACCCGCTCTTGGCATTAGGCACCTTGTGcaaggagaggaagaggagaaggacgaCGACCCCCCTCAGAACTCTTAGCCAAGTGGTTAGGGCCTTCCAACTGGGGGTCTCCACACCCCCGATGAGTCCCCCCTCCACCTCAGGGGGGAAGGGATTTGAACTAAGAGCCATAAACACTGGGCTACAGGACACTCTGATGTGGGGCTACCTCACTGTgcaaaagtcatttaaaaaagtcactgggccagagagcaacaaaactgcCCACACAAGCCCACAGGCCTGAGAATGACTTGCAGCCTAGCGGGCCGAGCACTCATCCAGGGCGTGGGAGGCCCAGGATCCAGTCGTCCTGTTCCAACAACTTTTTACATTATTTATTcactgggagagggagagagcgTTCATCTCCCATCAGGATCGCACAGCCCACagattagagcactcacctgagaggtagcagatccctgttcaaattctctctcccagaggtggaggggggacttgaaccaagggttctcccacatcccaggtgagcagcctaaccactgggctagaagtTATGAGGGAAGCCCCCCACCAGCTGCTCATATTCGTGGCCTACTCTGAGGTAGTTTAATGGATCAGGCTCTACAGGCAAGCTAGACAGAGGGCAGGTCTCCTTTCCCCAGTTCGGGCATTGCACTGGGGCTGAGGCGTTTATATGCCAGCATGGGACTGCAGCGCACATGCTCAGGGGCAAAAACATGGTCACCTAgcgaacttttactgcaaaagcTTAGGCGCCAAGCGAGTTTAGGCACATGCAGGGTTTGGCAGCAGCTCTGCGGGGGTTTTGCAAATCCCTGTGGGGCCTGGATCTGGGATTTACCCAcataagtccttttgtgaatctagccccttGTGACTCTGTCCGAGACATATTTAAAGCCAAATGGTGAAGAGAAAGAGCGCATGGTGGGAAGTTGAGAAACAGGTGTCACTTTCAGGGGCCAGCTCTGACCAATGCACCTTACCTTTAATTTCAGGCCAGATTTTATTCTTCCATTGATCTAAACAAACTATTATTATCAGGCCAAACGCAACCAAGAACACCAGCCGAAGGGATGTCAGTGCCAAAAAACTGCaagaaagaagcagagagaaTCAGCAGTGAGCATGTGCGTCTGCTTCTACTGTTGTACCAGGCCTCTCAGATGAGCACCTCTAGTTA is part of the Mauremys reevesii isolate NIE-2019 linkage group 27, ASM1616193v1, whole genome shotgun sequence genome and encodes:
- the RETREG3 gene encoding reticulophagy regulator 3 isoform X1 — translated: MEAAAGGSRAGGPGEREQRVRALSAALRARLGPYEPLLSALQAALVWERPGRSALGWAGAHGAFCFLALTSLRLVFLVAFGLIIIVCLDQWKNKIWPEIKVARSDESDNESWGYVHPQLLSVPELCHHLADGWVTGVTFLRNLFVFKRQNPGKFCLLVCGVFTFLAVLGRYIPGLLLSYLMLLFILLWPLAVYHRLGQRMYMKLEPALQRLDFSVRGYMMSKQRVKQLRQQALNQEPADAGTDSEEELAAFCPKLDDSVVAKELTISDSEHSDAEVSYTENGTFNLSRGQTPLTEGSEDLDGHSDPEESFARDLPDFPSINPEVTGIDDEDDTSIGIPSLAYRSQGMEDLRHPYNQEEAVPALLLGALPSAHNLTNNLAGFVTRGMIQLALSGASQPGPVCSDNLQRGTKTYLRTSSSDLDTDAEGDDFELLDQSELIQLDPAGSRGQ
- the RETREG3 gene encoding reticulophagy regulator 3 isoform X2, which translates into the protein MDYPPQTYLILFFNTVILLAFTTSPGNEIQRLIVCFVQNFLALTSLRLVFLVAFGLIIIVCLDQWKNKIWPEIKVARSDESDNESWGYVHPQLLSVPELCHHLADGWVTGVTFLRNLFVFKRQNPGKFCLLVCGVFTFLAVLGRYIPGLLLSYLMLLFILLWPLAVYHRLGQRMYMKLEPALQRLDFSVRGYMMSKQRVKQLRQQALNQEPADAGTDSEEELAAFCPKLDDSVVAKELTISDSEHSDAEVSYTENGTFNLSRGQTPLTEGSEDLDGHSDPEESFARDLPDFPSINPEVTGIDDEDDTSIGIPSLAYRSQGMEDLRHPYNQEEAVPALLLGALPSAHNLTNNLAGFVTRGMIQLALSGASQPGPVCSDNLQRGTKTYLRTSSSDLDTDAEGDDFELLDQSELIQLDPAGSRGQ
- the RETREG3 gene encoding reticulophagy regulator 3 isoform X3, translating into MRSRKTPPFRIARWLRRASPHFLALTSLRLVFLVAFGLIIIVCLDQWKNKIWPEIKVARSDESDNESWGYVHPQLLSVPELCHHLADGWVTGVTFLRNLFVFKRQNPGKFCLLVCGVFTFLAVLGRYIPGLLLSYLMLLFILLWPLAVYHRLGQRMYMKLEPALQRLDFSVRGYMMSKQRVKQLRQQALNQEPADAGTDSEEELAAFCPKLDDSVVAKELTISDSEHSDAEVSYTENGTFNLSRGQTPLTEGSEDLDGHSDPEESFARDLPDFPSINPEVTGIDDEDDTSIGIPSLAYRSQGMEDLRHPYNQEEAVPALLLGALPSAHNLTNNLAGFVTRGMIQLALSGASQPGPVCSDNLQRGTKTYLRTSSSDLDTDAEGDDFELLDQSELIQLDPAGSRGQ
- the RETREG3 gene encoding reticulophagy regulator 3 isoform X4 produces the protein MLPQELLVPRFSFLALTSLRLVFLVAFGLIIIVCLDQWKNKIWPEIKVARSDESDNESWGYVHPQLLSVPELCHHLADGWVTGVTFLRNLFVFKRQNPGKFCLLVCGVFTFLAVLGRYIPGLLLSYLMLLFILLWPLAVYHRLGQRMYMKLEPALQRLDFSVRGYMMSKQRVKQLRQQALNQEPADAGTDSEEELAAFCPKLDDSVVAKELTISDSEHSDAEVSYTENGTFNLSRGQTPLTEGSEDLDGHSDPEESFARDLPDFPSINPEVTGIDDEDDTSIGIPSLAYRSQGMEDLRHPYNQEEAVPALLLGALPSAHNLTNNLAGFVTRGMIQLALSGASQPGPVCSDNLQRGTKTYLRTSSSDLDTDAEGDDFELLDQSELIQLDPAGSRGQ
- the RETREG3 gene encoding reticulophagy regulator 3 isoform X5 gives rise to the protein MLLFILLWPLAVYHRLGQRMYMKLEPALQRLDFSVRGYMMSKQRVKQLRQQALNQEPADAGTDSEEELAAFCPKLDDSVVAKELTISDSEHSDAEVSYTENGTFNLSRGQTPLTEGSEDLDGHSDPEESFARDLPDFPSINPEVTGIDDEDDTSIGIPSLAYRSQGMEDLRHPYNQEEAVPALLLGALPSAHNLTNNLAGFVTRGMIQLALSGASQPGPVCSDNLQRGTKTYLRTSSSDLDTDAEGDDFELLDQSELIQLDPAGSRGQ